A region of Streptomyces sp. TG1A-60 DNA encodes the following proteins:
- a CDS encoding cytochrome P450, translating into MTPESHSPTGTDDPALGPPPGCPAHGTGPGGLRRLYGPEAEDLGAVYEKLRAEHGAVAPALLHDDVPIWVVLGHGENLHMVSSPSQYCKDTRMWTPMREGTVKPDHPLMPHFAWQPICAHAEGDEHLRLRGAVTGAMSTIDYRGIRRYINRATQHLVNKFCEDGSADLVGQFAEHLPMAVMCEILGMPEEYGDRMVHAARDCLKGSETALVSHAYVVEALDRLTARRRAQPEEDFASHLITHPAGLTDDEVREHLRVVLLAAYEATANLLANVLRVVLTDPGFRAQLKGGQMTVPEAVEQSLWDEPPFSTVFAYFAKQETELGGQRIRKGDGLLLGIAPGNVDPRLRPDLTANMQGNRSHLAFSGGPHECPGQDIGRAIADVGVDALLTRVPDVQLACAEHELRWRSSISNRHLVELPVTFAPKEQQDVMQPPAVRPMTPQNPNNRRGGPPQQPQPTSPEPAVQADEPAPAPVPDRRPGVFRRLVRWFGGN; encoded by the coding sequence GTGACGCCTGAATCCCACTCCCCGACCGGCACGGACGACCCCGCACTCGGACCGCCCCCCGGTTGCCCCGCCCACGGCACGGGCCCCGGCGGGCTGCGCCGGCTGTACGGCCCCGAGGCGGAGGACCTGGGAGCCGTGTACGAGAAACTGCGGGCGGAGCACGGGGCGGTCGCCCCCGCACTGCTCCACGACGACGTGCCGATCTGGGTGGTGCTCGGCCACGGCGAGAACCTGCACATGGTGAGCAGCCCCTCGCAGTACTGCAAGGACACCCGCATGTGGACCCCCATGCGGGAGGGCACCGTCAAGCCCGACCACCCGCTCATGCCGCACTTCGCCTGGCAGCCCATCTGCGCCCACGCCGAGGGCGACGAACACCTGCGGCTGCGCGGCGCGGTCACCGGCGCCATGTCGACCATCGACTACCGGGGCATCCGCCGCTACATCAACCGCGCCACCCAGCACCTCGTCAACAAGTTCTGCGAGGACGGCAGCGCCGACCTGGTCGGACAGTTCGCCGAGCACCTGCCGATGGCGGTGATGTGCGAGATCCTCGGCATGCCCGAGGAGTACGGCGACCGGATGGTGCACGCCGCCCGTGACTGCCTGAAGGGCAGCGAGACCGCTCTCGTCAGCCACGCCTACGTCGTGGAAGCACTCGACCGGCTCACCGCCCGCCGCCGCGCCCAGCCCGAGGAGGACTTCGCCAGCCACCTCATCACCCACCCCGCCGGGCTCACCGACGACGAGGTGAGGGAACACCTGCGTGTGGTGCTCCTCGCCGCCTACGAGGCCACCGCCAACCTCCTCGCCAACGTGCTGCGCGTGGTGCTCACCGACCCCGGCTTCCGCGCCCAGCTGAAGGGCGGCCAGATGACGGTGCCCGAGGCGGTCGAGCAGTCCCTGTGGGACGAACCGCCGTTCAGCACCGTCTTCGCCTACTTCGCCAAGCAGGAGACCGAGCTGGGTGGCCAGCGCATCCGCAAGGGCGACGGGCTCCTCCTCGGCATCGCACCCGGCAACGTCGACCCCCGCCTCCGCCCCGACCTCACGGCCAACATGCAGGGCAACCGCTCGCACCTCGCCTTCAGCGGCGGCCCCCACGAGTGCCCCGGCCAGGACATCGGCCGCGCCATCGCCGACGTCGGCGTCGACGCGCTGCTGACCCGTGTTCCGGACGTCCAACTCGCCTGTGCGGAGCACGAGCTGCGCTGGCGGTCGTCCATCTCCAACCGGCACCTGGTGGAACTGCCGGTGACGTTCGCGCCGAAGGAGCAGCAGGACGTCATGCAGCCGCCCGCCGTCAGGCCGATGACGCCGCAGAACCCGAACAACCGGCGGGGCGGCCCGCCGCAGCAGCCACAGCCCACCTCCCCGGAACCCGCTGTACAGGCCGACGAGCCCGCCCCGGCGCCCGTACCGGACCGTCGGCCAGGCGTGTTCCGGCGCCTGGTGCGCTGGTTCGGCGGCAACTGA